The Humulus lupulus chromosome 3, drHumLupu1.1, whole genome shotgun sequence genome window below encodes:
- the LOC133822863 gene encoding LOW QUALITY PROTEIN: uncharacterized protein LOC133822863 (The sequence of the model RefSeq protein was modified relative to this genomic sequence to represent the inferred CDS: inserted 1 base in 1 codon; substituted 1 base at 1 genomic stop codon), with translation MRLPALLRFKCPTITASFSLPFCLFSDISSSRYSSLCRRHHFPPPQQSPAPPVPKKVPFQVSAHGRTWQDPYHWMSNTKDPDLSRYLDQENSYAQAFMVDTQNLQRTLFSEMTQRMPTKVSTPPEPWGPWLYYQDIPEGKEYPVLYRKSNADKSNFVKTALQYARGGIGREEILLDWNEIAGQYGYVHVGMCRVSPNHNFLAYTLDVSGSEQFILQVKDLTTGSIIPKLQVHRVVSLAWALDGSTLFCTQSDENQRPSRVMYLNLQSNNTDGIPVFTESDSSFCVDITSTKDGKFITVNSNSRTSSEEXKEIAVYVIDAANPSGGLRKIRERVSGVQYFLEHHHGLFYILTNAPMSANEAWSGEDFYLARCPVEDIQSTNWQNIIIPRGDITIQDMDIFDGFLVLFLNKKGNPAFCSINLPIDVDCEDVLEIGNLNTWFFPLPSNSCSVTPGSNHDFTNSVFRVVLSSPVMPDMIVDYDMSRRRFSVVQQEEVKGVFCQVDTEEIFDFKHDGEEVSQYSESQMWKEFSNAYCCETKEVVSFDGTRVPLTILYSRAAWQKGQXPGLLQGYGAYGEVLEKSWCTNRLSLLDRGWVVAFADVRGGGGDSSWHKSGSGPCKQNSVDDFVSCANFLVNEEYVDKLQLGAIGYSAGGLLLGAAINMYPKLFRAAILKVPFLDICNTLLDDNLPLTILDYEEFGNPQIQSQFEYILSYSPYDNISRGSCYPSMLVTASLHDSRVGVWEAAKWVAKVRDSTCSNCSGSVILKTNMSGGHFGEGGRYGQCEETAYEYSFLLKAMEMLNYDE, from the exons ATGAGACTTCCCGCTCTCCTTCGCTTCAAGTGCCCAACCATAACGGCGTCGTTCTCGCTCCCATTTTGCCTGTTTTCAGATATATCTTCCTCACGATACTCCTCTCTCTGTAGGCGCCACCATTTCCCACCCCCGCAACAATCCCCTGCTCCTCCAGTCCCAAAGAAGGTCCCATTTCAAGTCTCTGCTCATGGGAGAACGTGGCAAGATCCTTACCATTGGATGTCCAACACAAAAGACCCTGATCTTTCTCGGTATCTTGATCAAGAAAACTCGTATGCTCAAGCTTTCATGGTTGACACACAAAACCTGCAACGAACTCTCTTCTCTGAGATGACTCAACGAATGCCCACTAAGGTTTCCACTCCTCCTGAGCCTTGGGGACCATG GCTGTATTACCAGGACATTCCGGAAGGAAAGGAATACCCAGTTCTTTATAGGAAATCAAATGCTGATAAAAGTAATTTTGTTAAGACTGCTCTCCAATATGCAAGGGGTGGAATAGGAAGAGAGGAAATTTTGCTTGATTGGAATGAAATTGCTGGGCAATACG GTTATGTGCATGTGGGGATGTGTCGAGTGTCTCCAAATCACAATTTTCTTGCATACACACTTGATGTTTCTGGCAGTGAACAGTTCATTCTTCAAGTCAAGGACCTTACAACTGGATCTATTATTCCAAAACTACAAGTTCATAGAGTTGTGAGTTTAGCATGGGCTCTTGACGGCAGTACATTGTTTTGTACCCAATCAGATGAGAATCAACGACCTTCCAG GGTTATGTACTTAAATCTACAATCCAATAATACAGATGGTATTCCTGTATTTACAGAGAGTGATTCCAGCTTTTGTGTGGACATAACAAGCACAAAAGACGGCAAGTTCATAACTGTGAATTCAAACTCAAGGACTTCATCCGAGGAATGAAAAGAAATagca GTTTATGTTATAGATGCTGCCAACCCATCAGGTGGTCTGCGAAAAATACGAGAGCGTGTTTCTGGCGTCCAATACTTTCTTGAGCATCACCATGGTTTGTTTTATATTCTTACAAATGCTCCAATGAGCGCAAATGAAGCGTGGTCTGGTGAGGATTTTTACCTAGCTAGATGCCCTGTTGAAGATATACAGTCGACTAATTGGCAG AATATTATCATTCCACGTGGAGATATAACCATACAAGATATGGACATCTTTGATGGATTTCTGGTGCTTTTTCTCAATAAGAAGGGTAACCCTGCTTTCTGTTCCATCAATTTGCCTATTGATGTTGATTGTGAG GACGTATTGGAGATTGGGAATCTTAATACCTGGTTTTTCCCTCTGCCTTCAAATTCATGTAGTGTCACTCCTGGTTCAAACCATGACTTCACTAACTCAGTATTCCGAGTGGTGCTTTCATCTCCAGTG ATGCCTGATATGATCGTTGACTATGACATGTCAAGAAGGAGATTCTCTGTTGTACAGCAAGAGGAAGTGAAGGGTGTTTTCTGTCAAGTAGATACAGAAGAAATTTTTGACttcaaacatgatggtgaagaagTATCTCAGTATAGTGAATCACAGATGTGGAAGGAATTTTCTAATGCATACTGCTGTGAAACAAAGGAAGTTGTTTCTTTTGATGGCACGAGAGTTCCTTTGACTATATTGTACTCTCGAGCAGCCTGGCAGAAGGGCC TCCCCGGTCTTTTACAAGGATATGGAGCATATGGAGAAGTTCTAGAGAAAAGCTGGTGTACAAACCGCCTGAGTTTGCTCGATCGAGGTTGGGTGGTTGCATTTGCTGATGTCAG AGGTGGTGGTGGGGATAGTTCGTGGCATAAATCTGGCAGCGGTCCGTGTAAACAAAACTCAGTAGATGATTTTGTCTCGTGTGCGAACTTCCTTGTTAATGAGGAGTATGTCGATAAGCTTCAGCTTGGTGCTATTGGATATAGTGCAGGGGGTCTTCTGTTGGGAGCAGCTATAAATATGTACCCAAAACTGTTTCGTGCTGCAATTTTGAAG GTTCCATTTCTTGATATATGCAACACTCTGTTAGATGATAATTTGCCTCTTACAATTCTGGATTATGAAGAATTTGGTAATCCTCAGATACAGTCGCAGTTTGAGTATATTCTAAGTTACTCGCCCTATGATAACATTTCTCGAGGAAGTTGTTATCCTTCAATGCTTGTTACAGCTTCTCTTCATGACTCCAG GGTTGGAGTTTGGGAAGCTGCTAAATGGGTGGCCAAAGTTCGAGATAGTACATGTTCTAATTGTTCTGGTTCAGTTATTCTGAAGACAAATATGAGTGGAGGACATTTTGGTGAGGGTGGCCGCTATGGTCAATGTGAGGAAACTGCTTATGAGTATTCTTTTCTGTTAAAAGCAATGGAGATGTTGAATtatgatgaataa